In Rutidosis leptorrhynchoides isolate AG116_Rl617_1_P2 chromosome 2, CSIRO_AGI_Rlap_v1, whole genome shotgun sequence, one genomic interval encodes:
- the LOC139888809 gene encoding uncharacterized protein, whose protein sequence is MVSNDRVDTELETVSNDDADQMWNCLASTIRVVAKDVLGVAVGSFRGHRAVRESWWFSDEVQSKVALKQRRFRELITCGEGTPTDRIRAEERYKEVKREAKKAVAQAKEKAYEDLYKKLDSKEGANDIYRIAKARERRRRDLDTIKFIKNDAGQTLVKEDEIRKRWEEYFSSLFMGGRPE, encoded by the coding sequence ATGGTATCCAATGATAGAGTGGATACAGAATTGGAAACGGTATCCAATGATGACGCGGATCAGATGTGGAACTGTCTGGCGTCCACCATTAGAGTAGTAGCAAAGGATGTCCTAGGTGTGGCCGTAGGTTCATTTAGAGGCCATAGGGCTGTTAGAGAATCATGGTGGTTCAGTGACGAGGTTCAAAGCAAAGTTGCGCTTAAGCAACGAAGGTTTAGGGAGCTCATCACTTGTGGGGAGGGGACTCCGACGGATAGAATTAGGGCTGAAGAGAGATATAAAGAAGTcaaaagagaagctaagaaggctgtAGCTCAAGCAAAAGAAAAAGCTTATGAAGATCTGTATAAGAAACTTGACTCCAAAGAGGGAGCTAATGATATTTAcaggatagccaaagctagggagcgaagaCGTAGGGATCTTGATACCATCAAGTTTATCAAAAATGATGCTGGTCAAACTTTAGTAAAGGAAGACGAAATTAGAAAAAGATGGGAAGAGTATTTCTCATCTCTCTTCATGGGGGGAAGACCAGAATGA